A segment of the Butyrivibrio fibrisolvens genome:
AGTGCACTCAAATTTAGGCACACCACTCTGCTTTTCATGAATCATATAATACTCCTGCCAGCCACTTACTATAACATCTTTGAACAGCAATTCCTATCATACATAAAGTCATCCAAAGATGGCCTTAACGTAATTCATCATCTCTTCTAATGTTTCTATGGATTCTTGTCTTGAGACCTCAATAGAAATATATCTGTCATATCCACATTCTCTAAGCTTGTCAAATAACTTCTTATGAAGTTCCCGCTTCTCTATAACTTTAAGACCGGGCTCACTTACATGGACATGATTAATAAGGCTTTCCTTACCATTCAAAACAGATACATCTTCTCCATTTTCAATCATAGTGCCCATATCAAGGTTAAGTTTAAATCCCTTAGAATCAACCTTCTCTATAAGAACTAATGCAGCAGACGTATCATTTATATAGTTCGTGTTATAAATAGGCGGATTAGCCTCCATAGCTACAACCGTTCCCTTATCAGCAGCATAATCACCAATCTCTTTAAAAAAGTCAATTGCTACCTGATCATCTGCTCCCTCTGGGAGATTTCTATTACGAGGGCATCCAAAAACAAGATTTCCACATCCAATCTCTTTAGCAAAATCAATTGCTTTCTTTGTATAGTTTATTAGAGCATCTCTCTCTTCTTCTGAACCAAACAGTTTTTCCTGCCTGCCATACCAAATTGACTGCATGGAAGATACTTTGAATTCCTGATCTTCAAAGAGCTTTTCTGCCCACTTCCTAGCCTCTATAGCATGATCATATGGATTATCTGGAAATATTCTTGTCGGTGCAATTTCAAGTCCTGAAAAGCCCTTGTCTTTCATCATTTTATAAACAACTTCATCATTCTCAGCTGTCCATGCAATATTAGATATAGATAACTTCATATTTTACATTCCTTCAGAACAAACAAAATTCTTTATATCCTGTAATACTTCATCTTTAGTACAGATATAGCCACTATTCCCACCAAATAGTGAATCATGAATGGTCTTATAATCATATTCTGCAGGCTTTCCTGAAAGCTCA
Coding sequences within it:
- a CDS encoding sugar phosphate isomerase/epimerase, whose product is MKLSISNIAWTAENDEVVYKMMKDKGFSGLEIAPTRIFPDNPYDHAIEARKWAEKLFEDQEFKVSSMQSIWYGRQEKLFGSEEERDALINYTKKAIDFAKEIGCGNLVFGCPRNRNLPEGADDQVAIDFFKEIGDYAADKGTVVAMEANPPIYNTNYINDTSAALVLIEKVDSKGFKLNLDMGTMIENGEDVSVLNGKESLINHVHVSEPGLKVIEKRELHKKLFDKLRECGYDRYISIEVSRQESIETLEEMMNYVKAIFG